Below is a window of bacterium DNA.
AGTAGAGGAGGAGGCGGTCGATTCCAAGCCGCCGCGGTTCATCTCCATGATGGACGGGCCCCTTCCCGCCCGGAATGGCCTCATCGGCGGCCATTCTCCACGTTGGGCGCCGGTTGAACTTGTTTTCACAACCTGGAGGCATCCATCATATGGGCACGCTTGTGCACGGGAGCATTTCCTCCCAACTGGCCATGGACCTGGAGGAGCGCCACGGCGCCCACAACTACCACCCCCTGCCCGTGGTCCTGGCCAAGGGCGAGGGCGTCTTTCTGTGGGATCCGGAGGGTCGGCGCTACTTCGATTTCCTCTCCGCCTACAGCGCCGTCAACCAGGGGCACTGCCATCCCCGCATCGTGCAGGCCCTGATCGACCAGGCCCGCCTCCTGACGCTGACCAGCCGGGCCTTCTTCAACAACGTCCTGGGGGACTACGAACGCTTCGTCACGGACTATTTCGGCTACGGCATGGTCCTGCCCATGAACACAGGGGTGGAGGGGGACGAGACAGCCTGCAAGCTGGCCCGGAAATGGGGCTACATGAAGAAGGGGATCCCGGCGGACCAGGCGAGGATCATCGTCTGCGAGGGCAACTTCCACGGCCGCACCATGGCCATCATCAGCGCCAGCACGGATCCGGACTGCACCACCGGCTTCGGCCCCTTCATGCCGGGCTTCCTCAAGATCCCCTACAACGACCTGGCCGCCCTTGAGGCGGCGGCGGCGGATCCCACCGTCTGCGCCTTCCTGGTGGAGCCCATCCAGGGCGAGGCCGGCGTCTTTGTGCCCGACGAGGGCTACCTGAAGGGTGTGCGGGAGATCTGCACGAGCCACCAGGTGCTCTTCATCGCCGACGAGGTGCAAACCGGCATCGCCCGCACCGGGCGCCTACTCTGCTGCGACCATGAAGGCGTGCGGCCCGACCTCCTCATCCTGGGGAAGGCTCTGTCCGGCGGCATCCTGCCCGTCTCCGCCGTGCTGGCGGACGCCGAGATCATGCTCTGCATCCGGCCCGGCGAACACGGCTCCACCTTCGGCGGCAATCCCCTCGCCTGCAAGGTGGCCATGGCCGCCCTGGAGGTGGTGCGCGATGAGAAGCTGGCCGAGAACGCCGAGCGGCTGGGCCGCGTCTTCCGGCAGCGCCTGGCCGCCCTCGGCCACCCGATGGTGGGCACGGTGCGGGGCAAGGGTCTGCTCAACGCCGTGGTGGTGACGCCCCAGGGCGGCAAGACGGCCTGGGACATCTGCGTGGCCATGAAGGAGAGAGGCCTGCTGGCCAAGCCCACCCACCAACACATCATCCGCTTCGCCCCGCCCCTGGTCATCACGGAGGCGCAGATGGAGGAGGCCCTGGGCATCATCGCGGAGACCTTCAACCAGTTCTGATACCCCAGAGTTCGCTATCGCTATCGCTATCGAACTCATGATGCCAAGCGGCTGGCCCTTCACCGTGCCATGTGCCAGGGTTGTCCAGCCCGCGTGACACATGCGTCCCATGGCGCACTTTTTCCTTGCCTCCCGTCAGGCTCTGTACTAAGCTCCCCCCACGCGTCCCACCTGCCGGACAGCATGTTCAAACGCCGGGAGTGACTCATGCGCCTCAGCCTGCATCTGAGCGCCGTGACCGTGCTGGTCTCAGCCCTGGCCGGCCGCGCCGCTGTGTGGGAGGTGTCGGCCCACTGGCTGGACGACAATCGGCTGGTCCTCCAGGCGGGGGACGAGGGCCGCGTCACGGGCAGCCCCGACCATCCCCACGTCAATCTGGGCAACGTGGACTGGCAGGGCGGCACCTTGACCCTGGACGGGTGCCGCCTGGTCCCCGACGCCGGACGCACGCCCCCCGGCCTGCCCCTGGTGGTGCACGAGGGGCAGGTCCTCAACCTGATCGACAGCTGGATCGAGGGTGCCGAACAGGCCATCGTGCTGGCGGGGGGCGAGGCCAACCTCACCCAGGTGACGCTGGCCGCGACGGAGCAGAACATCCAGAGCACCCATCCCGCCTCGCGCCTGACGCTGCAGGATGTCAACATTTGCGTGGCGGAGACCGGCCTCGCCCTGGACAGCGTGGATACGGTGCTCATCCAGGGAACCTTGTTCCTCACCAACATCACGGCCCTGCGCATCGGTCAAGGCAGCCTGGTCCAGTTGGAGGACTGCCTCTTCCAGGGCAACGAGTGGGACATCCGGGTGGGCGCCGCCGCCCAGCCGCCGCTTCTGCTGGACGACGTGGATCTGGTGGACTGCCGCCATGCCCACGTGGAGAACGTCAGTCCCCTGGCCATGGACCTGGGCAACGCCCACCTCTCCCACCCGGAAAAGCTCATCGGTTTGTGGCAGCGCAACGGAGTGGATCCGGGAGCGCCGGCGCATCCCTTGAAGGCGGCACTTCCTCCTCTGATTGACGATGAAGATTTAGTGGATATTGTGTTACCAAATCGATCAAGTTGCGTTGGAACTCCTATTCCTTGTGTAATAAGCAAATATAGGATTTACGTTTCTTATCAGCCGTACAATGGATTTGTGAGCTTTTATGAATTTAACCCAGGGCATTCTGTTTCGCTAAGTGCAAATTACAGTGGAGGCGTTTTTTATAGAATTACGGCTAATATTGGATCATGGGGAATAGAGAGATGAAAAGTAACAACTTAAAAATCGAATTGTATAGGTCTGTAATTCTATACAAAAACGGCATGTATGATGATTGTATAAAGGAAATTGATACTGATATCGAAATTGTTACTGATGATAAAAGGTCGGAGTTGGTTTTCATCAAAGCTATGGCATTCTTTAAAAGTGGTAATATTGACTCTGCGATGCCAATACTAAGATCAATTATTGATTGCAAAAATACAAGTGATGAAATAAGAATTAAATCTTGTATGAATCTAATTACAGCGGCGTTATTCAAATATGACGTTGATTTTGCAAGAGAATGTAATGAGGAATATGGTATTTTATGCGCGGAAAGCTACTTACGACCAGAAGGCTGGTACGATCTATTAAAAGTAGAATTTTTGGAAACAAAGGATATAATTAATATTTATGAAAGAATTAGTTCCGAAAGAGAAAGAAAGCACTATCAAACAATTGCTGCAATTGTTTTGAATAAGCAAAATAGAGCCAATGATTTATTGACTTTCTACAATACATTGAAAGAGAATGGAGCCATAAGTGCGAATATTGTATCAATAGTTTTTGATCATTACAATAAGGCTGCTGACATTCCTAGAATGAAAGAAGTATTGAACGTGTCAGAGCGCCTTTTCACGAGCTCAAATCAATTAGTACTGCTTGACTACATGAGATTGTCGGTAATGATTCACTCCGGGAATTTAGATGACAGTTCTGTGGCAACTGCGAAGAGAATACTAGAGTCTATGCTGTCAGTAAGAATTTTCATGTCCGATATCTTGATTAAGACTTGCAGTGAGGTGATAAGACGTTCGGACATCCATAATCGCGTCCTCGTCCCCTCCCGCTTCGGCATCATCGGCATCACGCCCGTGATCAGCGCCCTGCGCGACCGCATCGAGCGCTTCGCCCGCTCCACCTCGCCCGTCTTCATCCAGGGGGAGAGCGGCACAGGCAAGGAACTGGTGGCCCAGGCCCTCCACGACGCCGGGGACCGCGCCGCCGCGCCCTTCATCCCCGTCAACTGCGCCGCCGTGCCCGAGAGCGTCTTCGAGAGCCAGCTCTTCGGCCATGTGGCGGGCGCCTTCACCGGCGCCGGCAAGGACCAGCCCGGCCTCATCGAGCTGGCGGGCGGCGGCACCCTCTTCCTTGACGAAGTGGGCGAGCTGCCGCTGGCCGTGCAGGCCAAGCTCCTGCGCTTCCTCGAGAACGGCGAGTTCCGCCGCCTGGGCAGCGACAAGATCCTGCGCAGCCGGGCCCGCATCCTGGCCGCCACCAATCGCGGCCTGGCGGGTGACCCCGCCTTCCGCGAGGACCTGCACCAGCGCCTGCGCCGGCTGGAGATCACAGTGCCGCCCCTGCGCGAGCGTCGCGAGGACATCCGCTATCTGGCCCGCCACCGCATCCGCCAGCTCAACCTGCAGGACGGCAGCGGCTGGAAGCAACTGGACGAGCCCGCCGAGCGCCTGCTCGAGACCCTCGATTATCCGGGCAATGTGCGCGAGTTGTTCAACCTGGTGGACCACGCCTGGCATGAGGCCGTGCAGCCGGTCGGCGTCGAGGAGGTGGAGCGGGCCCGCCGCCGCCTGGAGGCGGAGCGACTCGCCGCGCTTCAGCGAGCCGCGGGCGACAAGGGGCTGGCCGTCGACTTCCTGGCGGGGACTTCCTGGACCCTGGACTTCAGCAGTGGCCCGGCGCCGCTCAAGCGCATCCAGGAGCAGGCCGCCGTGCAGGCCATCCACCAGGCCCTGCAGCACTTCGACGGCGACGTGGACAAGGCCGCCGCCTATCTCGACATCTCGCGCCGCTCCATCTACCGCTACCTGGAACGCGAGCGGGGCGGCCCGGAGGAGATCGACGCCCCGTGAGCGCTCGCGGCGCCAACCCCGCGACGTCCTCTTGCCCTCTTCCCCACATGTCTAAGGCGCCGGTGTCAGGCAATGTGCCCGACACCAGCCGTGTTTTTTCCAGTCAAGCAAAGCTCGCAGTCGCTGCAAACCAATTAGCCCTTGACATGGCTCGTTGTCCGATGTAGTTTGCCCGAGCAACAAGGCAGCGGCCCGCGGCGGCTTTGGCTCGTCACACAAGGAATTGGTCCACAACCTGGGTTTCCATCGCCATCCGCATCGGCCGGATGGATTCCGCGCACATGCATCTCAATCCATGGATAAGGGGAGGTTCGGCATGAAACGATGCTTGACTGCAATCGGATGCTGGCTCCTTCTGCTTCCTGGCCTGGCGCTGGCCGGCACCACGGGCAGCTTGAAGGGCACGGTCAGCAGGGTGGGCGACGGCAACCCGGTGGTGGGAGCCAACGTCGTGCTTGAAGGAACGACGATGGGGGCGGCCACCGACATCAACGGCGTGTACTACATGGCCAACATCCCGGCGGGCACCTACGACCTGCGCATCACGGCGGTGGGGTACAAGGCGACCACGCTGACGGATCTCCGCATCAGCGCCGACCTGCTCAAGAGCCAGGACGTGGCGCTGGAGGAGACGATGATCCAGGGCGAGGAGGTGACCATCTTCGCCGAGCGTCCGCTCATCGAGCTGGACAAGACCTCCAGCGTGCAGATCACGGAGGCGGCCCAGCTGCAGCAGCTGCCCGTGCGGGGCTACAACGAGATCATCAAGATCCAGTCCGGCGTGCAGACCTATAATTACAACAGCAGCAACGCCGGCCGCTACTACAACGAGAACACCAACGGGCCGCGCATCTCCGTGCGTGGCTCGCGCGAGGACGAGGTGCTCTTCAACGTGGACGGCGTGATGCTCAACGATCCCTACTCGGGCTTCGTCACATTCCGCGTGCCCGACCTGGCCTGGGACGAGTTCGCCTTCCACAAGGGCAACTTCTCCGCGGAGTACGGCCGCTTCATGTCGGGCGTGGTGAACTGGACCACCAAGACGGGCGGCGAGCGCTACCAGGTGGGCGCCGAACTGACCAGCGACGCCATCAGCCCCGAGGACAACCGCTTCGACCAGACCAAGTACGGCGTCAGTCTGGGCGGGCCCATCGTGCCGGGCAACACGGCCTATCGCTTTTTCCTGGCCTATGAGCACGGCGACTACGGCGACCGCGGCCCCTCCTACGTCGACAAGGGCGCCAAGGAGATGAACGGCACCGTGTGGGACGCCGCCGCCCTCAAGCTGACCAACCGGCTGACGGACAAGATGCGCCTGGACCTGGGCCTGCTCTACAGCGACGAGGAGTGGAACGAGTACCGCCACGCCTACCTCTTCAACCTGGACCACATGCCCTGGTACCACGATGAGAACCTGTCCTTCTACGGGCGCTTCAACCACGCCGTGGCGGCGGACCTCAACTACACGCTGACCGCCAGCTACACGAAGATCAAGCGCTTCCGCGGGGACAACGTCTTCCGCGATGACATCATGGCCTACGGCACGAACAGCATGGCCACCTACGACCCCACCTCGCTCTTCTGGCAGCCGGGCCGCATGTTCCGCAACTTCATGAAGCGCCAGACGGAGTACGTGGGCCTGCGGGCGGACGTGCAGAAGCTGATCGGCTTCGACCACGACCTGCGCAGCGGCTTCGACGTGCAGCTCTACACCCTGCGCTACTATGAGCACGGTTTCCCCAACGCCGTGATCAGCGATGCCCCCTGGTTCGACCTGAACAACTTCGGCTACGACGAGCTGGGCAACGAGCATGATGGCCGCGGCTCCCTGACCACCGGCCCCGACTCGGGGGACGCCAACTACATCATGGCTCCGCCCCAGCCCGTGACCATGGGTTACTACGTGCAGGACAAGATCCGCCTCGACTACGGCATCCGCTTCGACCTGGGCCTGCGCTGGGACTACCTGGATCCCGACGCCCAGCGCTTCAAGAACCCGGCCGCCCCCCTGGGCGCCGACCAGGAGCTGGTCTTCGGCGACGACACGGAGGACGTGGAGGCCTTCCACATCTGGAGCCCGCGCCTGGGCGTCAGCTTCCCGGTGAGCGAGGTGACCACCTTCCACTTCAACTACGGGCGCTACACGCAATTCCCGTCCTTCTACTCCTACTACGTGGATTACTCCTACTTCGAGCGCATGTCGAAGTACGGCGGCTACCACACCATCCTGGGCAACCCCAACCTGGAGCCGACCAAGACCACCAGCTACGAGTTCGGCATCGACCACGGCATGGGGGATTACACGGCCCTGGCCTTCACGGCCTACTACAAGTCCATCCGCGACTACGCCAACGTGCTCAATCTGCCGGCCGTGCCATCCACCTACAGCACCTACTTCAACATGGACCGCGCCATCACCAAGGGCCTGGAGGTGGAGTTCCGGCTCAAGCCCTACAAGCGCTTCTCCGGGGCCGTCAACTACACCATCTCCTGGGCCAACGGCACCGGCTCCTCCAACAACGGCAACGACCGCGTGGCCTGGACGGGCAGCGACCCGCCCAAGTTCACCAACCCGCTGGTCTACGACCGCCGCCATCACCTCAGCGGCGTCATCCTCTACGAGTTCGCCGCCGGCGACGGTCCGCGCCTGATGGGCTGGCCCCTGCTCGAGCGCAGCACCTTCGGCTTCAACCTGGATGTCGCCTCCGGACGGCCCTACACCAAGAAGAAGGTCTACAACGAGATCACCCTGGGCGCCAACTTCCCGGAGAACGAGCGCGCGGTCAACGCCGCCAACATCGACTGGAGCTACCAGCTCGACTTCCGCTTCACCCGCACCTTCAAGACGGGTCCCGTCGACCTGGGAGTCTTCCTCAACGTGATCAACGTCCTGGACGCGGAGAACTTCGTCAGCGTGTGGGAGTCCTCGGGCGACGCCGGGACGACCTACTGGCTGGAGACGAGCGAGGGCCAGGCCTGGATGGCCGGCATGGCCGCCCAGGGCGTGGACGGCGAGGGCTTGTACCGGCTGCGCGAGGACGATCCCAACAACTGGAACGTGCCGCGCATGCTGCAAGTGGGCCTGACGGTCAACTACTAGGCTAAGCAAGGAGTCGATAGATGAAGCGAATCACGACGACCGGGGCCCTGTCCATCCTGCTGGCCTGCGTCTGCGCCCTTCCCGCGCACGCCGAGCGTCGGCAGGTGGTCGGCAAGGTCTCACCTGGAACGGACGTCACGTCGACGACGATCACGATCGACGCCAACCAGCTCGACATGTTCGTCACCAACGTGGGCGTCTTTGCCTATGACAAGTCCAACATCCGTGGCAAGTCGGATGGACTTTACTTCCCCAACAATTATCCCCTCTCCGACAAGTCGGTGATCTACGACGCCGGCCTCTGGCTGGGCGGCATCCGCGGCGCGGACACCCTCGTCACGGTGGCCGAGTATAGCCAGGAGTACGTGCCCGGACGGCTGGGCAGCAATCCCAGCGCCCCGGAGAACCGCGTCTACAAGGTCTACAAGAACCACTTGGCCAAGGTGGCCGACGGCTTCATGGTGCGCAATCCCGGCGACCACGAGGACATGATCCCGCTCTCGGCGGACGACTACACCCAATGGCCGGTGACGCAGGGCGCGCCTCTGGGCGGGGACGGCACCCCCTGGATCAACGAGCTGGGCGCCGACCAGATGACCTTCACCGTCTTCAACGACGGCGACGCCGCCGTGCACGGCAACGACGCCGGCGCCACGGCGCCCATCGGGATCGAGGTGCGGCAGACCACCTTCGCCTTCGACCGCAGCGACGCCCTGGGCAACGTCATCTTCATGAAATACGTGCTGATCTACGATCCGGCCGCCGCGGGCCAGCCCGCCCTGCCCCTGGAGGAGGCCTATGTCTCCCTCTGGAGCGACCCCGACCTGGGCAGCGCCGGCGACGACTACGTGGGCTGCGATCCGGAGATCGGCCTGGGCTTCTGCTACAACGCCAACAACCAGGACAAGGCCTACGGCAGCACCCCGCCCGCCACGGGCTTCGACTTCTTCCAGGGTCCGCGCAACAGCTACGGCATCGAGTGGCCGCCCAACTCGGGCGATGTGCCGGAGTTCCTGCCCATGACCTCCTTCAACAAGTACATCAACGGCACGGACCCCCACTCCTTCCTCGACAGCTACAACTACATGCGGGGACTCAACATCGACGGCACGCCACTGGCCAATGGCACCACCTTCCAATTGCCGGGCGACCCGGTGACGGGCACGGGTGAGATCGACACCGACCCCGCCGACCGCCGCTTCATGATGTCGGCCGGGCCCTTCCGGCTGATGCCGGGCGACACGGTGGAGGTGGTGGCCGCCGTGCTGGTGGCCCAGGGCACCAACCGCTTGAGTTCGATCACCTTCCTGCGCTTCGTGGACACCTTTGCCCAGTCCGCCTTCGAGGCGAACTTCGTGGTGCCGGCGCCGCCGGCCATTCCGGCCGTGACAGCCGCGGAACTGGACCGCAAAGTGACCCTCACCTGGGGCGGCGCCGCCGAGGCTGATCCCGGCGACTACCCCTTCCAGGGCTACAACGTCTACCAGGGGCGCACGGCGGCCGGTCCGTGGCAACGCATCGCCACCTACGACATCATCGACGGCATCGCCACCATCTTCGACGACGCCTTCGACCCGGCCACCGGCGAGATCTACAGCCAGCCGCTGCAGTTCGGCACGGATTCGGGCATCCTGCGCCACATCGAGATCACCAGCGACGCCTTCACCTGGGCGGGCAACCCGGGCCTGGTCAACAACCATCCCTACTACTTCGGCGTCAGCGCCTACAGCTACAATCCCGACGAGACGCCCAACAACCTGGAGTCCTCCAAGTCCGTGGTGATCGTCACGCCCAACCGCGGCGCCGGCGGCAGCGACTGGCGCACGGTGGCGGTGCCGGACACGGCCCAGCACGTGGCGGGCGGCTCCGACGGCCTCGTCCTGATCAACCCCATCAACGAGGCGCTCCTGCGCAACATGACCTACAACGTGGGCTTCTATGACACGACGCTGGTGGAGGTGGATCCCGCCAACGGCGACACGCTGGACCTCTGGACCGAGACCTGGTGGCGCATCTCCGACACGACGGCGGCGCGCGCCCGCGGACGCGCCCAGACCCTGGATCCAGAGGCGGGAGGCGTGGCCTATCCCGACTTCGAACTGCATCCCATCGGCTTCCCGGTGGTGGACGGCATGCTGGTGACGGTGCTGGGACCACCCCTGGTCGGCGCCGATTACCTGTGGACGGGGGAAGGGGGCGCGGCCCGCTGGCTGACCGGCGTCAACTGGGGCGGCGAGCTCCTCTTCGGCGGCTTGTCACTGGGCCTGCATTTCTTCGGCAGCACCCTGCAGCCGGCCGACTACCACACCGTGGAGGTGCGTCTGACACCCAACGTGGCGGACTGGTCCAACTGTGCCGTCTACCACCGGCCGGGCTATGCCATGCAAGGCATCGGCCAGTTCCCCGGCAGCGCCTGGGACATGGACGCCGATCCGCCCCGCCGCCTCAACATCTGCTTCGTGGAGAACGCGGCCATCGCGGACGGACTCTGGAACCCGGACGATTTCGAACTGGGCGGCCGCCATTACCTCTTTGTCATGAACAGCGACTACAACGGAGGGGTGGACTACGACGACGACGCCAACTGGGGTCCGGCGGCGGACGTGCAATGGGCCTGGTGGCCAGTCCTGCGCGGCAACGCCACCACCTTCGCCGAGATGCTGGTCTCCAACCCCGGTGCCTTCACCTTCATCCCCAACTATGTGAACTCGCCCGCCGACCAGTTCACGTTCACGACCACGGGCGTGGGCCGCTCCACGGGGACGGCGGCCCTGGCCGAGGTGCGGGCGGTGCCCAACCCCTACTACGGCCATAGCGCCTATGAGACCAAGTCCGACGTCAAGGTGGTCAAGTTCACCAACCTGCCGGATGTGGCGACGATCAAGTTGTTCAACATCGCCGGCGATCACGTGAAGACGCTCCAGAAGGCCGCCAACACCAGCCATGAGATCGCCTGGGACCTGAAGAACGAGTACGGCGTCTACGTCGCCAGCGGCGTCTACGTCTACTACGTGGAGGCCCCGGGACAGGGCGACAGCTTCGGCAAGCTGGCCGTCATGCTCGAGGAAGAGCGGCTCAAGGAGTATTGATCAAAGCGTGGGAGGATCTGCTATGCGAACGACCTGTTTTGGCGTCCTCGCGGGCGCTTTGATCGCCACCCTCGGCCATGCGGAGGTGACCGCCGTCGGCACGGCCGGCGCGCAGGAGCTGCGCATTCCGGTGGGGGCGCGCATGACGGCCTTGTCCGGGTCCAACATCGGCGATGTGGGCGGGGTCGAGGCCATTTTCTGGAACCCCGGCGGACTGGCCGCCATGACGAGCACCCAGGCCTCATTCGGCAACTTCAAGTACTGGGCCGACATGGACATGGTCCAGTTCTCGGCCGGGCACAACTTCGGGGAGAAGGGCGCCTTCGGCATCGCCGCGCGCGTGCTCAACGTAGGCGATCTCATCGTCACGACGGAGGACATGCCCCAGGGCACGGGCGAGGTGATCCAGCCCAAGTTCTCCATCGTCACCTTCGGCTGGGCCAAGCAGATGACGGATCGCGT
It encodes the following:
- the rocD gene encoding ornithine--oxo-acid transaminase codes for the protein MGTLVHGSISSQLAMDLEERHGAHNYHPLPVVLAKGEGVFLWDPEGRRYFDFLSAYSAVNQGHCHPRIVQALIDQARLLTLTSRAFFNNVLGDYERFVTDYFGYGMVLPMNTGVEGDETACKLARKWGYMKKGIPADQARIIVCEGNFHGRTMAIISASTDPDCTTGFGPFMPGFLKIPYNDLAALEAAAADPTVCAFLVEPIQGEAGVFVPDEGYLKGVREICTSHQVLFIADEVQTGIARTGRLLCCDHEGVRPDLLILGKALSGGILPVSAVLADAEIMLCIRPGEHGSTFGGNPLACKVAMAALEVVRDEKLAENAERLGRVFRQRLAALGHPMVGTVRGKGLLNAVVVTPQGGKTAWDICVAMKERGLLAKPTHQHIIRFAPPLVITEAQMEEALGIIAETFNQF
- a CDS encoding sigma-54 dependent transcriptional regulator, which codes for MIRRSDIHNRVLVPSRFGIIGITPVISALRDRIERFARSTSPVFIQGESGTGKELVAQALHDAGDRAAAPFIPVNCAAVPESVFESQLFGHVAGAFTGAGKDQPGLIELAGGGTLFLDEVGELPLAVQAKLLRFLENGEFRRLGSDKILRSRARILAATNRGLAGDPAFREDLHQRLRRLEITVPPLRERREDIRYLARHRIRQLNLQDGSGWKQLDEPAERLLETLDYPGNVRELFNLVDHAWHEAVQPVGVEEVERARRRLEAERLAALQRAAGDKGLAVDFLAGTSWTLDFSSGPAPLKRIQEQAAVQAIHQALQHFDGDVDKAAAYLDISRRSIYRYLERERGGPEEIDAP
- a CDS encoding TonB-dependent receptor, yielding MKRCLTAIGCWLLLLPGLALAGTTGSLKGTVSRVGDGNPVVGANVVLEGTTMGAATDINGVYYMANIPAGTYDLRITAVGYKATTLTDLRISADLLKSQDVALEETMIQGEEVTIFAERPLIELDKTSSVQITEAAQLQQLPVRGYNEIIKIQSGVQTYNYNSSNAGRYYNENTNGPRISVRGSREDEVLFNVDGVMLNDPYSGFVTFRVPDLAWDEFAFHKGNFSAEYGRFMSGVVNWTTKTGGERYQVGAELTSDAISPEDNRFDQTKYGVSLGGPIVPGNTAYRFFLAYEHGDYGDRGPSYVDKGAKEMNGTVWDAAALKLTNRLTDKMRLDLGLLYSDEEWNEYRHAYLFNLDHMPWYHDENLSFYGRFNHAVAADLNYTLTASYTKIKRFRGDNVFRDDIMAYGTNSMATYDPTSLFWQPGRMFRNFMKRQTEYVGLRADVQKLIGFDHDLRSGFDVQLYTLRYYEHGFPNAVISDAPWFDLNNFGYDELGNEHDGRGSLTTGPDSGDANYIMAPPQPVTMGYYVQDKIRLDYGIRFDLGLRWDYLDPDAQRFKNPAAPLGADQELVFGDDTEDVEAFHIWSPRLGVSFPVSEVTTFHFNYGRYTQFPSFYSYYVDYSYFERMSKYGGYHTILGNPNLEPTKTTSYEFGIDHGMGDYTALAFTAYYKSIRDYANVLNLPAVPSTYSTYFNMDRAITKGLEVEFRLKPYKRFSGAVNYTISWANGTGSSNNGNDRVAWTGSDPPKFTNPLVYDRRHHLSGVILYEFAAGDGPRLMGWPLLERSTFGFNLDVASGRPYTKKKVYNEITLGANFPENERAVNAANIDWSYQLDFRFTRTFKTGPVDLGVFLNVINVLDAENFVSVWESSGDAGTTYWLETSEGQAWMAGMAAQGVDGEGLYRLREDDPNNWNVPRMLQVGLTVNY